DNA from Agarilytica rhodophyticola:
GTGCAATATCAAATCGCAATTCTTGTGGCGCTTCTTGAATAACCGGATCAGAGCCATATATATCATCAAAAAGGGCTTGCCGGTCACCATTATAGAAAGCACTGGCAGCTATAACGACAAGCAAGCCCACCATACCAAAAAAAGCTCCAGTGATACCAATCATTAAATGAAAAGGTAAAGCCCAAACAGACAATCGATTATGAATGTCGAGCATCTCAATACGTCGATTGCCGCCTATTCGCACTTTAAAGGCATCTTTAACAATACTCGGGTGTGCAATCAATCCAGAGATAATTAAGCCAATAAATATTGCACCTATAATGCTTACGATTAAAATACCTATAGTCTTAGGCAAATGTAAGTAAACATGAATATTTTTGACTAATTCCGTCCAGGGGGCCTCAACTTGTTCAATAATATTTCCCTTTTGATCAACCCACCATTCATTAATATCGCCAGCTACATGAATACGAGGAAGGTCGGCTGTAGGTAAAACTAGATAAATAGTTTCTGGAGCTTCGTCAACTTTCTGTAAAAAATTTTCTAATGCTACATTGAGTATCGACGGCGGATATTCACTGAACTCTGGAATATGCGGCTGCTCCCATCTTTCCCAATATTCTGTAAAAACCAATAAAGTTCCAGTCAGACATAACAGATACATAAAAGTACCAATAGCAAGACCAAGAACAGAATGTGAATAAGTTGACTTTAAAATAGTGTTTTTTGAAAAAGGGAACTTCATTTTATAAAAATATCCATAAAGCGGAAATAATAGATATTGAACAAAGAACAATCATGTCACGGAGCGGCTTTTGGTACATATAGACAAGGCAACATACCAAACCAAATAGAGTAGGAAAAGAAAGAGCAGCTAATGACATTTGATCTACTCGATCGATTGGTAAAACTAAAACCCACGCCATGCTAAACAAACTGCATGCTACGATATTGATGGGACCCGCTACGATAAACATTCCAATTAACTGTAATTTACTACTGACAGAATCATTGCTGTTATGGATGCGTAACTTTTTGGCATTACCTGAACGTTTTATGTTAAAAACAACAAAACACCATGCCATTAAGCTAAGTGTACCTAACGCGACAACTATTCCAAACTCTTTACCGTGAAGGTATATAAAAAGACTACTGCTAATTACAACCATAAGCCAACCAAGTAGAGCTGCTAGCTTAAAATTTGGTGATTTTTTCTTCCAATTGACATATACAAATAGTAGCCCCAATGCCATGAGGATTGAGGCTACTGAAGTCATTAAAATATCCATTAAAATATATACGCCACTCTTCCAATAACAGTTCGAGCACGACCTGTAAAACAATCGCCTCTAGATATACAGCTTGCTTGATATTCTTTATCTGTTGCATTTCTAGCATTTATAGAAAAGTCCCAATGGTCGAAATGATATCCGAGCATAAAATCAACAAGGGTGTAAGATGGTGTTTTTATAAGATCACGACCACCCCAGCTTGAACCAACATATCTGACTCCAGTGCCTGCTCTAAAACCAGATTCAGGTTCGTAACTAAACCATGCTGATGCTTGGTTTTCGGGAACGCTAGCAATATGAAAGCCTTCGGCGTTTTCTGTATCCAACTTACTAATGTTTAAGTCGACCCCAATATCACCAAAGCTAACTCGTCCTTCGAACTCGATACCATTTACTTCAGCTTTACCCCTTTGTTGCTCAAAACTTCCCGGCAATGAAGAAGGGTCATTTAAATTAGTTTGTTCTATTTCAAACGCGGCCAGAGTAAAAGTTGCTGGGAAGTTATTAACTTGATATTTAACTCCCACTTCAATTTGTTCACCCTCTTGAGGTCTTAAAGGCTGCGGATTATTTGTATCACCATTAGAACCAATAACAGGCTGGAATGATTGCGCATAATTTATATAAGGCGCAAGCCCAATAGACATTTTATATAATAAGCCAACGCTTAAACTTGTCGCATCGTCATCCTGCTTAATATTCGCTGTTTCAGAACTAGTATCATCATAACGCAAACCAAATGTAGCATTGAGATTGCCATATGAGATATGATCGCTAAAATAAATTCCAGTATCAATTAAGTCAGTTTCTGGATTATCTCTATAAAGCGTATCAAGCAGGTTAGCTGGAGGTACATTTCCATACTGAGGATTAAATAAATTAATCCAAAAACTATCTCCAAAAGTACTATCTGGCCCTTGAGTTGTGAAATCATAACCTAGCGCAAAGGCATAATATCCGGCATCATC
Protein-coding regions in this window:
- a CDS encoding PepSY-associated TM helix domain-containing protein, whose translation is MKFPFSKNTILKSTYSHSVLGLAIGTFMYLLCLTGTLLVFTEYWERWEQPHIPEFSEYPPSILNVALENFLQKVDEAPETIYLVLPTADLPRIHVAGDINEWWVDQKGNIIEQVEAPWTELVKNIHVYLHLPKTIGILIVSIIGAIFIGLIISGLIAHPSIVKDAFKVRIGGNRRIEMLDIHNRLSVWALPFHLMIGITGAFFGMVGLLVVIAASAFYNGDRQALFDDIYGSDPVIQEAPQELRFDIAHKYIESQYPEASPIYIAIQNYGTEEQYFEFAATFPQTLAYSEIFRFRSSGEFINRQDLIGGSIGRQALYSVYRLHFGHFGNLAVRTLYIILGLALTIISVTGINLWLCKKQENWLHRQWCALVWGIPISLGLAAFASLLALPVIYLFIFSQVICSIYCSFSPHSLAVKKNFLMLILTGILLMVSLIHLILLFSFEFYLSGITINILLMFIALALFLALTYIKSSKGALFKP